From Corvus moneduloides isolate bCorMon1 chromosome 4, bCorMon1.pri, whole genome shotgun sequence, one genomic window encodes:
- the PKDREJ gene encoding polycystic kidney disease and receptor for egg jelly-related protein, which produces MAALLLLLQLLACCRRSLAASAVRLQPSPLRVSCPGPHGQVFQRQDNEHRVSCLWNSTVTLHYQPAPGAGPDVEGEEGQPPSPPGCLWYLNSASVRNISRWSGQVVLQTGQAPSPGASSLLTVQCSSASCTAPECFHLNVSVEISEQDMRLFVLWPQTHVIHVWQPVELGWCARLKSAGWQYRFSSQEGVPSTLLLPSSEHQDTASPAVYPTAELQQTCATYYSYRLTVRYRHPGIHVALVSIEQMPHISLNLSLKVEPDLLHVLSISSKLLSVPQQPLSLSWWLQPLTLNTLAYRLVDTQAIGGWLCSYSSFTLLSSFCAISTPQSLDEIVVASIYFHVDGKRFEELAGELHLLNGTLSLTAGKETPIHVNLCPGKTNSSTYIFRYNQRTFYTPKDNNSTISTDCPNTHTVFYQHKELFYLLTIEFVALQWYKFKMYLYMNQKRALIRSLAERDLDVHVFSSGRPSLLQNFSYLVWFIPAQHPMLQCEWTFHLQLFGTKKDHIVQSSTYTYSDHVKNATRFVRRSALPFDAEKYTGFVAKVNCTSSAPTPALLSVRVNNHTAKTIEAPVVCEKKECKITRCWIQRPEPRSFILYKKKALSFYLFVKLDIDCYIGISIKPLWRVYPAKDIKTEPDWSNPVNTSAMFGVDMIHLTVPSNTLDYGLYLFLFSAEVVPIRTTTVLKAHDMIFVQIERADLVANISGGSVRTVGFSESWTLDGSESSDPDSQEGPLIFTWFCTKDSADYQIMKFSLKNRCHPFQKDLRWITPSGPIQKIPPESLPGSTLYYFRLVIQKGRRKAYADQVVEVDPGPPLILDLKCLENCGSSLIPTERFAVSGKCSNCKPRNKPLYYWSLFSDTSKEIHFDWASKTSTGRSGAYISIHALTFTKPAYHSYILHVRVTTWDGRTSSNRKPFEVNTPPRAGRCNISPRHGIAFLTKFVVKCKGFSDRHLPLTYKVIVASNVPQTTTVTSVVENTFGTILYFGSEPKTPPSFLPVGVPSHRYTLTLYVQVRDSFGAFTQVSLRAYVKNPLKTQSLSAVFHELLASASRLSASTSAQQTGDRLRAGYLAYLAASLLNCVKDTPTVQLPQAQLREAVVKTVLNISVNSIMEVNQVLAVLSEVTEAVEKMNVRSLDLAIGKLTEVTGILKRQRSQIHWSEEAEIQTSGILRCLSNVLRADLLRLKNVSADGIQHVFSIMEGVTDIVFWGKVPGEIETLMETGHWNITLKKNEAWNITNALPATYTCQNCFYPTLREGDDAGLTQDTVFSTAIFEFDENPFPWLGYTSDIISMVLGFKMTETKANGDLLPVMPERADIFLARKGGLTTFHLVMGPDKTEAYTTGGFSFEVSKTTTSINFQIMTKLKATFKVLIFTGTNLTHARPVASFAAFHNMPTVASGNETAVADCSITGPYIVCLPQSLLTTIVQENGTDTQNISVVLETRYVLRYPNRKLVGIYIFNDHCLFLDGIGSQWNKDTCKVGSLTNWQKVHCVCDSRRNRRSLSALPASNIKFLAAKVVVLPNTVDLGRNLIADIPKNPLALITVLSIFAVYLLLCCWAIRRDRVEKEIKYIIVLPDNEASDAGSFLVTLYTGSRWNAGTKVEVFLQLIGQQGKSKFRCLWHQPSPAFQRGSIDCFLITTKRDLGDIRSFKVRLNNEGTSPTWFLSRAEVEDMSTRKAWFFMCRKWLSFDKNQPLKDWKFSVIDPQTPLPKFDYFLINFNRRLTEYHLWLSIFAPVTAGAFTRFQRLSTFLAVILFTLLVNIMFFNAEKDEETPIYLRYLRSITVGIECALLTLPMEMLIIALFKYSQKDPPPVVTKMYPKVDSRYWNNCVISEKDANVIDTEEQTITVNSPQVGRKSQKSSPSFAEGGIFSKARRLSTTIRQLRKIPDTEPLLCWWCVFVAWGVVLTITVLSSFFIVLYGLSYGYQTSREWLIASGTSFLQNVFFHSILKSLLFSAMSTVRPKYSEDLRWVTQEKHVEINLAEETKGGT; this is translated from the coding sequence ATGGccgctctcctcctcctcctgcagctgctcgCCTGCTGCCGCCGGAGCTTGGCGGCGTCCGCCGTCCGTCTCCAGCCGTCACCCCTGCGGGTCAGCTGCCCGGGCCCTCACGGCCAAGTCTTCCAGCGGCAGGACAACGAGCACAGGGTGTCGTGCCTGTGGAACAGCACCGTGACCCTGCACTACCAGCCCGCTCCAGGAGCAGGGCCGGACgtagagggggaggaggggcagccaccatccccacctggctgcctCTGGTACCTGAACTCGGCCTCTGTGAGGAACATCTCACGCTGGTCAGGCCAGGTGGTGCTGCAGACAGGACAAGCTCCCTCACCCGGGGCCTCCAGCCTTCTTACAGTGCAATGTTCGTCTGCCTCCTGCACTGCACCCGAGTGCTTTCACCTCAACGTGAGCGTCGAGATCTCGGAGCAGGATATGCGGCTGTTCGTGCTTTGGCCGCAGACACACGTCATCCACGTGTGGCAGCCggtggagctgggctggtgtgCACGCCTCAAGAGTGCTGGCTGGCAGTACCgcttcagcagccaggaagGCGTACCCTCgacccttctccttcccagcagtgAGCACCAGGACACAGCATCACCTGCTGTCTACCCAACAGCTGAGTTGCAACAGACCTGTGCCACCTACTACAGCTACCGCTTGACTGTGCGCTACAGGCACCCTGGGATCCACGTTGCTTTGGTCAGTATTGAGCAGATGCCTCACATAAGCCTCAACCTCTCTCTCAAGGTGGAGCCTGACTTGCTGCATGTCCTCAGTATCAGCTCCAAGCTCCTTAGTGTTCCTCAGCAGCCCCTCAGCTTATCCTGGTGGCTTCAGCCCCTTACCCTGAATACACTTGCCTACAGATTGGTGGACACACAAGCTATAGGAGGTTGGCTCTGCTCCTACAGTTCATTTACgctgctgagcagcttctgTGCCATTTCTACACCTCAGAGCCTGGATGAGATAGTGGTGGCCAGCATTTACTTCCATGTTGATGGAAAGAGGTTTGAGGAATTGGCAGGGGAACTGCACCTGCTCAATGGTACCCTGAGCTTAACTGCTGGCAAAGAAACTCCCATCCATGTCAACCTTTGTCCAGGGAAGACCAACAGCAGCACTTACATTTTCAGGTACAATCAGAGAACATTTTACACACCTAAAGACAACAACAGCACTATTTCCACAGATTGCCCTAACACACACACTGTGTTCTACCAACACAAGGAGCTCTTCTACTTACTCACCATAGAATTTGTGGCCTTACAGTGGTACAAGTTCAAAATGTACCTTTATATGAATCAGAAGAGGGCTTTGATTAGGTCTCTGGCAGAAAGAGATCTTGATGTCCATGTTTTCAGCAGTGGCCgtccttctcttctgcagaacTTTAGTTATTTAGTGTGGTTTATCCCTGCACAACATCCGATGCTACAGTGCGAGTGGACCTTCCATCTGCAGCTTTTTGGCACAAAAAAAGACCATATTGTTCAGAGTAGCACCTACACGTACAGCGACCACGTAAAAAATGCCACACGTTTTGTCCGTCGCTCTGCTTTACCCTTTGATGCAGAGAAATACACGGGGTTTGTGGCAAAAGTGAACTGTACCAGCAGTGCACCTACACCGGCTCTTTTAAGCGTCAGGGTCAACAACCATACTGCAAAAACCATAGAAGCACCAGTGGTTTGTGAGAAAAAAGAGTGTAAGATAACCAGGTGCTGGATTCAGAGACCTGAGCCCAGATCCTTTATCTTGTACAAGAAAAAGGCATTATCTTTTTACCTCTTTGTCAAGTTGGACATAGACTGCTACATTGGCATATCTATCAAACCCCTTTGGCGAGTCTATCCTGCTAAGGACATAAAAACTGAGCCGGACTGGTCAAATCCAGTAAACACTTCTGCAATGTTTGGCGTAGACATGATACATTTAACTGTTCCCAGTAATACTTTAGATTATGGGTTgtatctgtttcttttcagtgctgAGGTAGTCCCAATTAGGACCACAACGGTCCTCAAGGCCCATGATATGATTTTTGTTCAGATTGAGAGAGCTGATCTAGTGGCAAATATTTCAGGAGGCTCAGTCCGCACAGTGGGTTTTTCTGAGAGCTGGACTCTCGATGGCTCTGAATCTTCTGATCCTGATTCACAGGAAGGACCATTGATATTTACTTGGTTCTGCACTAAAGACTCGGCAGACTATCAAATCATGAAATTCAGCCTGAAAAACAGATGCCATCCATTCCAGAAGGATTTGAGATGGATAACACCCTCAGGTCCCATTCAAAAAATACCACCAGAATCCCTCCCAGGAAGCACCTTATACTACTTTCGCCTGGTGATTCAAAAGGGCAGAAGGAAGGCTTATGCTGATCAAGTTGTAGAGGTGGATCCTGGTCCCCCACTCATTCTGGATTTGAAATGCCTTGAAAACTGTGGTAGCTCTTTAATTCCAACAGAGAGATTTGCTGTGTCTGGAAAATGCTCAAACTGTAAACCAAGAAACAAGCCACTATACTACTGGTCCCTTTTTTCAGACACCTCCAAAGAAATTCATTTTGATTGGGCTTCCAAAACATCAACGGGAAGGTCTGGGGCTTACATATCTATACATGCTCTGACATTCACAAAGCCTGCATATCACTCCTACATACTTCACGTAAGAGTAACTACGTGGGATGGTAGGACCTCATCCAACAGAAAACCCTTTGAGGTAAATACTCCACCACGGGCCGGCAGGTGTAACATCAGCCCACGTCACGGTATAGCCTTTCTGACAAAATTTGTTGTTAAGTGTAAAGGATTTTCTGACAGACATTTACCTCTGACATATAAAGTGATTGTAGCTTCCAACGTACCCCAAACTACCACAGTAACTTCTGTGGTGGAAAACACGTTTGGCACAATTCTGTACTTTGGTTCTGAGCCTAAAACTCCTCCATCTTTTCTCCCAGTTGGAGTGCCCTCCCACAGGTACACTTTGACACTTTACGTTCAAGTCCGTGATTCCTTTGGGGCATTTACCCAAGTGAGTTTACGTGCCTACGTAAAGAACCCACTTAAAACTCAATCCCTTTCAGCTGTGTTTCACGAACTGCTGGCCTCAGCAAGCCGTTTAAGCGCATCGACATCTGCTCAGCAGACTGGGGATCGTCTTAGAGCTGGTTATTTGGCTTATCTTGCAGCCTCACTCTTAAACTGTGTTAAAGACACACCAACtgtccagctccctcaggctCAGCTTCGGGAAGCTGTGGTTAAAACAGTCTTGAATATTTCAGTAAATAGCATCATGGAAGTCAACCAAGTACTGGCTGTTCTTTCTGAAGTCACGGAGGCAGTTGAGAAAATGAATGTTAGGTCACTAGACCTTGCCATTGGGAAACTGACAGAAGTAACAGGAATTCTGAAGAGACAGAGGAGTCAGATCCATTGGTCTGAGGAAGCAGAAATTCAGACCAGTGGAATACTAAGATGCTTGTCCAATGTCCTGAGAGCTGATCTTCTGCGTCTCAAGAATGTCAGTGCAGATGGAATTCAACATGTTTTCTCCATCATGGAAGGTGTAACAGATATAGTTTTCTGGGGAAAAGTCCCCGGAGAAATAGAAACTCTAATGGAAACAGGACACTGGAATATcactctgaagaaaaatgaagcctGGAACATTACAAATGCTTTGCCTGCCACATACACCTGCCAGAACTGCTTTTATCCAACACTGAGAGAAGGAGATGATGCAGGATTGACTCAGGATACTGTGTTTTCGACTGCCATTTTTGAGTTTGATGAGAATCCCTTCCCTTGGTTAGGTTACACATCAGATATCATATCAATGGTCTTGGGGTTTAAAATGACAGAGACTAAGGCTAATGGGGATCTACTTCCAGTCATGCCTGAAAGAGCAGACATTTTTCTTGCCAGGAAAGGTGGACTTACGACTTTTCATTTAGTAATGGGACCTGATAAAACAGAAGCTTACACAACTGGAGGATTTAGTTTTGAGGTCAGTAAAACTACCACGAGCATAAACTTCCAGATCATGACAAAATTAAAAGCTACTTTCAAGGTGCTGATATTTACAGGTACCAATCTCACTCATGCTCGACCCGTGGCctcatttgctgcttttcacaaCATGCCAACAGTTGCAAGTGGGAATGAGACAGCCGTTGCTGACTGTAGCATTACAGGTCCCTATATTGTCTGTCTCCCACAGTCCCTGCTGACAACCATAGTGCAGGAAAATGGCACAGACACTCAGAACATCTCCGTTGTCTTGGAGACACGCTATGTCTTAAGGTACCCAAACCGGAAACTGGTGGgcatatacatttttaatgaccACTGCCTATTTCTGGATGGGATTGGAAGTCAGTGGAACAAAGACACATGCAAGGTTGGCTCCTTGACCAACTGGCAGAAGGTACACTGTGTCTGTGACTCCAGGCGGAATCGCAGGAGTCTGTCAGCCCTTCCTGCATCCAACATCAAGTTCCTGGCAGCCAAAGTAGTAGTTCTTCCCAACACAGTAGATCTGGGGAGAAACCTGATAGCAGACATACCTAAAAACCCACTGGCCCTCATAACAGTGCTCTCTATTTTTGCCGTCTACTTACTTTTGTGCTGCTGGGCCATAAGAAGAGACAGGGTTGAGAAGGAGATCAAGTACATTATCGTTCTGCCAGACAATGAGGCCTCTGATGCAGGGAGCTTTTTGGTCACTTTGTACACAGGCAGTCGCTGGAATGCTGGGACCAAAGTAGAGGTCTTTCTGCAGCTCAttggccagcagggcaagagTAAGTTCCGTTGTTTATGGCACCAGCCTTCTCCAGCTTTCCAACGGGGAAGCATTGATTGCTTTCTGATAACTACTAAGAGAGACTTGGGAGATATTCGTTCCTTCAAGGTCAGGCTCAACAACGAAGGCACATCTCCAACCTGGTTCTTAAGCAGAGCTGAAGTTGAGGACATGTCCACCAGGAAGGCCTGGTTCTTTATGTGCAGAAAATGGCTTTCCTTTGACAAGAACCAACCCTTGAAAGACTGGAAATTTTCTGTCATAGACCCCCAGACACCTCTACCCAAATTCGActattttcttattaattttaaCAGGAGACTGACAGAATACCACCTATGGCTCTCAATTTTTGCTCCTGTTACTGCTGGGGCTTTCACCAGGTTCCAAAGGTTGTCTACATTTTTAGCAGTAATATTATTCACCTTGCTTGTTAACATTATGTTCTTTAATGCTGAAAAGGATGAAGAAACTCCAATATACCTGAGGTATTTGAGATCAATAACAGTAGGAATTGAATGTGCTTTGCTTACCCTCCCCATGGAAATGTTAATAATTGCCTTATTTAAGTATTCCCAGAAGGACCCTCCTCCTGTTGTGACTAAGATGTACCCAAAGGTAGATTCTAGGTACTGGAATAATTGTGTAATATCTGAAAAAGATGCAAATGTAATTGACACAGAGGAGCAGACGATAACTGTGAATTCCCCTCAGGTGGGTAGAAAGTCCCAGAAGTCAAGTCCCAGTTTTGCAGAAGGGGGCATCTTTTCCAAAGCAAGGAGACTAAGCACTACCATCAGGCAGCTTCGCAAGATCCCAGACACTGAGcccttgctgtgctggtggtgtGTCTTTGTGGCCTGGGGAGTGGTTCTGACCATAACTGTGCTCTCATCCTTCTTCATTGTGCTCTATGGTTTGTCCTATGGCTACCAGACTTCCCGAGAGTGGCTCATAGCATCCGGAACCTCCTTTCTTCAGAACGTGTTTTTCCATTCAATTCTGAAATCCTTACTTTTCTCAGCTATGAGCACAGTTCGTCCAAAATACTCTGAAGACCTCAGATGGGTAACTCAGGAAAAGCATGTGGAGATTAACTTGGCTGAAGAAACTAAGGGAGGTACCTGA